CAATAGCCTAATCAATGTGAAGACTTACTGACAACAAAACACAGAATCCCTTATTTCACAGTCCCCTATATTACCTTACCTTCACCTATACTTTTATACAATATCAAGATTCATGATCAGCAAAGCACAGAGAGGTGAGACTAACAGACcgagaatgacagacagaaagggggaaaaaaacacatcaGTGTATATTGAAATGTTGTACAAAATGAAATTTAACAATAAACTTTTCAAAGAAAGTAGTGACCTTTTTTGAAGTGTCTTCTTTAGCAAGGGGGAGAGGCTGTGAGCAATTAAAGCTTTCCATTCATGTCTCTATGTCacacaaaaacataaacaaaatGATCTCAAGTGAAGAGTTTATAtcgttatttacatatgtatacATCCTAAGTACAAATTATGAAACATTTACATCCTATTAGGAAATGTGTCACAAATGAAACTTTAGAGGATGTTTTAGTTTCATTACCAACATGACATGCATCCTTCTGCCCCCCTGTCCAATTcctccctctatatatccctctaccttacacacactcctcctcctaTCCTTCCCTGTCAATTTTAGTCTACAACCTCAGTCTTTAGCCATAGAGTCACAGTGTGGAATGTGACATAAGGCCAGATAGGGGTAAAAACACTTGCGGAAACTGGTAACGGTGCTTGTGTAATGTCGACAGTGGAGTCATTCATTCAGGTTGAGGGTGTGGTCCTATCAGACGCCTAGTCTCTACACAATCTCAAAGGGGCATCACACTGTCCATACCCTCCATTTTGGCACCAACAAATCATCTAGGATCAGATCAGATCACCCCAATTGGACGGATGAACAAATGTGTGACCCTGGAACAGCGGTTGGGGGAGACTTcctcctactccctctcctcgGCCCAGGGCTGCATGTTCTGCAGGGCGTACAGGGAGGAGTTATGTGAGCACAGTGGGTCGGAGCCTGCTGATTCGCCGAGGGACTTGTGGAGGGCGTCGGCCTGCAGTTGCAGGATCAGCCGATTGGCCTGTTGACGCTCAGCCTCCCTTTCCTCCGCTGTCTGTCtcctgagagagcagagagagagagagattaattgCATAAAATTGAATTATGAACAAAGAATACTTATATGTTGACATTCAGCGATGGTCAAACTTAGGTAGCCTATAGTGGACATTTATAAACCCCCTCAACTTTACATATGCATCTACAGCTTATTTTGTCTTATAACACAAGTGTACAAAATTGGCTTCACAGTGCATAGATCATAGCAACTCTCCTGAACAAGCCCATAATAAGCACACAAGGCGACTGGAACCAGCTGGTAGATCCCAAATGTTTCTTCCCAAAAGACGATGGGAATATCCTGTAGGCCTACCACCAGCAGAACCAGGAATAGAAATCAGTGTCAGGAAAAAAGATGATGGTAAGAACATCCTGCGTCTGTTTGCCTTTAGTTTAAAATCCTCTGCAATTACACATTCACACAACACAAAAAGGATTAGTCCTCCATTAAGGCCTAGCTAAAACTAACCTCCTCCCCAGACTAATTGCACATGAGCGGAAGTGACTGGTGAATGAGATTtgaaaacatgtcaaacgaacaGGTAAACCATAGATTTAGATATACATCACATCGTTGCACCTGTCCTATTTATGGTGTCTGTGAgagcatgggcagtgccattgaggccaTGTCTATTTTGAAGTAGACACTTTTCatcttctactacttctatgacTTGGCAAAgaaactgaaagggtgcatactgTCAGCTGTAGTGTGCTGTTTGAAAAGGTATAAAGTCAAGTCTGATGATTTAGTGCCACCTGCAGTTGTGGAATGTTTGCTCACTAGtgtaattcattggctgatccctcccgaTTACCCGGATGGAATCAATCATGTGATCATTCCTgaacccataggaagtcccacccagttgactacttcaaaacgGGGAAAGTCATCAATGGCCTGCCCATGTTAAACGGGCTTTTGGACACTAGAGCCCTGTATCCATCTCCATGGGCGCAAACTTCACTGGTGACGGGGGACCTTGCATTTTTGGTCACCCCAATTTTAtgtgtgatacaaaacgaggcaacggtgtgttttaggaccatgcggatgcctccgagcggtcgggtaggctgtttggagtgtttatccaactgaattaaaaaatatattataattaTGCCTCCCCCCCACTTCTGAAACCAAAGTTGCGCCTCTGTCCCTCTATATGAGGTCAACTCAAGGTTTGAGTAAACAGTTAAGCTCATGGATCAACTGACCTCCATTTTGTCCGTCGGTTCTGGAACCAGGTCTTGACTTGCGCGTCCGTCATCTTCAGGCTCTTGGCAAGGGTGGCCCGCTCGGCGCTCGCGAGGTACTTCTGCCGGTGGAAGCGCTTCTCCAACTCACAAATCTGCACACGGGAGAACGATGTCCGAGGCTTTTTCCGTTTGGGCGGCGTGCGGTTCTGGTATGGATGACCTATTCGCCTGGTCACCGTAAATGGCACGAGAGCTGATGGAGagagcagaaagacagacagactggaggtTGAGTTTACGCAGTGGAAAAGTGAGGTGAGCCTCCAACTTTGTTGTACAGTTGATAAGGTTTGGTAGTAGGCCTACATAATCCTCACCCGAAAACAAAGGTTCGGCTATAAATGTTTTGAATATTTATTATATAGGTTAATTTGTTCTGTTTTATCCGGTTATTTTCTGTGGATAAAGATATGATTGCTGTCTGGCTATTGAAGTTAGGCTTGCCTCCTCTAGCGTGAACAAACaatcacatgaaatagcctagtAAATACAGGGAGTGAATAATTTTGGCTTCAGTTCTGGGTGCCGAATTGGAACATAACAAATGTATATAAATCAATagtattatggccaaacattcaAACTATGTGAGACCACTCTTGGCGAGAATGTTTTCGAGTTTTTCATATATCTTTGTCTAAACTGTTGGGTGTGAATTATGGCGAAAAAAAAATCGTTGTGGAAAATAATGACTCCCAACATAATAGCTACAATGTTATTGTTTATTATGTTTTCCTATTTCACGTGGTATGTTAATAGCTTTTTAATTTGTAGCATATAATTGACTGAAATTGCATTGTAAGAATCCACCAAAATAGCATGTTTATATTttatctctctgtaaatgcctcCATTTTCATTGACTTCCAATTTAGGGCTTAGGGTCTTCTAGCACCAAATTATTTGTTTGAGATTTTTCTCACTCATTTCGTTTTGAAAGGCCAATTTGATAGACCAATTCAATATTTGTGTGATTTTCGTTGCTATAGTATAGGCTAAGTATTGTAATATTCACATTGGCTAAATGATTAAGAGAAATAATGACACAGGCTACAATTTCAGTAATATTGCGTGGGCCGAGTCTACTAAATGACTacattaataaaaaaatgtaaatctacatttattttgtatgCATAAAAGGTTGAAGATTGAATTAATGTGCCTTGTTATTTTACTGATCACATCATCTTTATTATTTAAATGTTTATTGCTGTATCTTTCTCGTTGTTATTAGTCTTTTCACGTTTTCTAAGCTTATTGTAAGCTAAGCTGTTTTGAAACATAGATAACCGAAATCACTGCGCATgaaattgtgtgttttttttcttcaataacATTATTTGATGCTAAGGGTTCTATCGGAAAGTTACCTGATAACCTTTCCTTGGCGAACCTATTCCCGACCCACGGGTAACACAGGCCTCCATACCCGGGTACAGCGCTCATCAAGTGCGGCGGCCCGGAGGTAGTCAACGGTCTGTGAGCAGGCACCCGGATCACTCCTCTGCTACCCAGGCTACAGTTCACTCCGTACAAACCAGGGTCCTCTAACTGTGGTACCATGCcggagagggagatggacagcGCAGTGTAGGAGGCAGCGCTCCCTCCAGTTGGGCTTCCCAAACGGTAACCGTCTCCACTGCTTGTATCCGAACCGTATCTGCTGCTGGTCCGTCCGGTCTCTGAGTCAGCACCGCTACTGAGTATCTGGTCGATACCGAAGCTGATGGGTTCGTGCTGGGCCGCTTTGGGAGGAGGACTTGGGGCGCTGGGTGCGCGCTCCATCCTCACCTTTCAATAGACTGTGGGATGGCTGGACTGGATGGAAATTAAATTACGAGGTTAAACGGACGGTTTGTGCCAAAGAGAAGATGCCGTTGGCTCCAATGTCATCTTCCTTTCAAAATCCGACCGTCTGCAACTTCGGAAAGGCCTCCTTCAGATCATCCTCGGGAGCGCCAGTGGAAGTTTGATGTGCGTTTGGAGACGTCTATGACGCTCTACTCCCTGCGTCAAAACATCTTGGTCTTGCTGTTTCCCCCCAAAAGCCCCATTCCCGTGCTTCTATTGGTTGATGCTGTCAACGCCTTGACTGTTCATTGGTTGTCATTTTAATGACTGATTGAAGCATGGTGGGTATCACTTGGCACCATACTCCTTCCTAGCTCTCAGAGTTGGTCAATTTAGTGCCATATCAGAGCATCGATTTCTAAACCTTTTAATTTGACCTGTTTGGACAATCCTTCACTTGACATTGTGGGTTTACAGGTTTTCAAAGGGTGATCCGAGTCCATGTTTTCTAATCTCTATTTTGTAACCATTGTCCCGGTCTCCATGGAAATGCAGTATGCTGTAATATAATATTTCCATTGAACTGAAATAATAGACAAGTGTTGCAACACTTAGGCCTACCTATATTTATATTTCCTATTGCCTTTCCTATTTGTATAATATTCCGTTTTTATCGTTGATTATCTCAATAGCTCTTGTCTCTTTATTGTGTAtgcctttttttttctctctctgtggtatATCTGTGATCGGCAAAACAGTTCATAACGCTTCGTGTGTTGTGGGCTGTGCGTCTCTCTCCGGACCAGTATGGAGTAGTGGAGATTAATGCAGGCAGTTCAGTCGtattatagattttttttctatgAGAAACACGAGAGGGCCTTTATTAACACAAGAGTTTCTCTCTATTCGTCATGGATTGAAGTGGTCCTTGGTTAGGGCCATTGGTTTAAGGTATAGAATAAGCGAGGCATCACCTCTCAGTTATGATTACGAGCATCTGTTCACAGCTACAGTTTACTCCTCCTCTGTAAGTAAACCAGTGGGTTATGTCATACACACGCCAGGATTAATAATTATAATAGGAATAATGCTCTAAGTCCTTAGAAGGCCTAAACTATACCACCGCTGTGCCACATCAAATGTTAATAAAAAGGGAATTGTGTGACGAGGCCACGGGCTAGTACAGATGAAGTGGAGGGTCGGCATGGTCGCTTGAACCTGCTGCCCATCAGACGCAATGAAAAGACCGACACAATGAACTGTTTCTCGAACCCTGGCTAGAGCCTTGCTGAAATGGGTTCCTGTCCTCATCTCTAGTGCTGATATAGGCCTAGTCTTTCACCTATGTAACATTTCACCTAACTTATTTACAATAGACAAGGTTTTAACACAGGTTTcacgttttttattttattattaattaGCTTATAATTGAACCCTATATTTTGGGTTGCAATACGTTTACATTTTGACACGCATAGATAACTGTAACTATAATGAATAAGACTGTATTCATGATTAATTTCAACTCGATCAAATTTGTTCCACGAATAAATGGAGGTTATCTTGTTGTTTGCTTCTTGACCAATGCACATTAGGCTATTCTGTTCCATCGCAACActaaaccttttttttttcttATCAAACGTGCGTTAAGGATTTCAGATTCATCCTGTGGAAATTTCTCTATGAATAATAATGATTTCGTAGTAATTATTTTGAAGTAGTTTACAATATATATGTTATCTGTAAACGAATAAACGAGGTATCAAAAACTCAAACTTGAGGTGGTTATTTAGCAGTACGGACTGGCAGAATTGGCTAGTTTCCCCCGCCATATGTGACCCCGCTGGTGGCCATATTTCCATGGGGAAGAATTGGACTCTAGTAACTCTCATTTGACCGTACACATTTAGGCTACTGTCTATATAGTTATCAGGCTATGTCATATTAAAATCATAAACACTTTTCCTTGTGTATGTTGTTCATAGGTTTATAAAATTATATGTttgatatatatttattttttagattGCATTCATTCGATTTAGATTTATATGACAATCTGTAAGCATATACCATAGCTTTTTTCAATATATTTTTCGTATTTTTTGCTACACTGTGGATTCTGGAACGCGGCGGAAACCGTGCCATAGGCTAGGCGCCACTGGAAATGGAATGAGCGGACTGGGACCGGGAAGCGTTGGTCCAGGGGTCGTGGGTGTAAATGAGCTTGTGTAATCCTCAGATTTTTCGAGATTATGTCACATTAGCCCCGATGTACCCCGGAAAACCACCCATGATGTCACTAATTGCGGAAAAAgcttttggtattttattaggatcccaattagctgttgcaaaagcagcagcttctcttcctggggtccacacaaaacatgaaacataatacagacagacataatacagaacatcaatagacaagaacagctcaaagacagaactacatacaagCAACTACATATAAGCATCATAGGCCCACTGTATGGATCCTATAATCACAATTAGGtttataaaataacaatagccgTAATAAATCATAAAAatactataaataaataaatacgcaAATGGATACAAAACATATTAACTTTATAAAAAAAGAGTGTGCTTGATTGACAATGACAccaatggagttggcaagagcacagaCAGCTCAGGGAACATGTAGATATACCTACTTTCGAACAAAAATGTTAAAGCCTTTAACAACAATTATATAATAGTGGTTACAAAAAACAACAATGCCAATACTATAGTAGGCTAAAATAATTGTAACACTTATAATTATTAGTCGAGTATTTGGCGTAACACTTGACTTTGGCGAGCTCTCTTCATCTAAATGACCCTCTGCTAGAACGTCAATTCTCGTGCAAAATTGCAAAGCCAATTTATTCAGCTGGCATTCTGGTTCTCTGGAGAGATTTGCTCCAGTCCAAAGAAAAGGGAACAAAAGACTGAAAGCGTGCGATTTGTTTGAGAAATTACCACTTGATCTGCATAATCGAGGTTCGGGCTCGTGGCACCCGCGGGCTCCATTTTTATTGCACGAGTCTCCACTGTTATCAATTTCACGAGCGGGCTTCTGTCTCTCTTAGGGACGTGATCGTCTTCTTTTCAATAATGAATGACGCGTTTTTCTGTCGTCACTAAAGTGCCCGTGATGTTAGAATATGAAAAGGCAGCCGTAAGTAATAGTGCATTTAAAGAGgatctacaaatgttttattatgatatgtagaaagagagggaaaacgGGGAGAtgagtgtgggataggaaggagagaggggactagagagatgtgttttaTTGCAATAGAAGCGACAGTGGTAGAGGACGAGATTGCCTCGCAGCCAAATGGAGTTGCTAATGAAACTTTACCGCTCCTAACGATTCTTTTCCTGCCGTCCTCATGAAATATTTAAAGTGTTTAATATACATATTAAGCTCCAAGACATTGGTGCTAGCTACTGGGCAACAGGCAGCTATAGCAATCAATGAAGCTTGAGTCATACAACATTTATTGGGGCTATTTCACATTAGCCTACACTGCTTGACAgaataaatctctgtttacaatgaaaGAGAAAGATAATGTTTGCTCTTTTCCATGCTCAGCGTATGGTGTTCCCAGTGTGGGAATTGTGTTGCATGCTGACATGCTCAGTGGGATgattcaataggttggagatgtTGGAACGGGATCTCCAGTCCCTTTGGGGACGAGGATAACCCTGCCTGTGTTAGAGCATGAAACACAGGACTATGGGGTGGTAGGGCTTTGCCCTTGTGGGTACAGGGCATGCACAAAGTCCTTAGTAGGCAGGCTACTATTGGCTAAAATAGGTTTGGAAGACAAAGCCAATCACAGAAAATGATTGttttattgtatatattttgAGCATTTATTTTGAGATATTTGTTGAGTGTTGTGCTCTTGGTTTGTAAAAACAAAGGGAAGGATGGGGTTTGGCTGAGatcaagtgtgtgagtgtgtgtgtttgtgcgtggaACATTTGTCTGATGGTTGAATGCACGTCTGCCTCTTCATGCTGgttagacagagacagcgagaaagaaagagaaaggggaggggaggaggaggggggcaggaaGGTAACCACACGATCTTGAAttaaagggatggatggagaggaaaaGGATGGACCAGATTGAGATGTAAGAGAATCGGCATTAACACATTAATGAGTATCACATGGCtttggttagtgtctgtctgtctgtctgtctgtctgtctgtctgtctgtctgtctgtctgtctgtctgtctgtctgtctgtctgtctgtctgtctgtctgtctgtctgtctgtctgtctgtctgtctgtctgtctgtcatagttttTAGACCCAGACATCCCAATGTTTCAAAAAGCATCACATTTCAAAATGCATTTGGCTGTCCTTGACAAATGACTAATGAAATTAATTAGTGAGCACGTTAGCGAGTGTGTAGAtgtgtcagacttgatttgtgtgtgtgtgtgtgtgtttgtgtgtgagcagCTGAGGCGACCTGCAGGCCCCTTGGtcctgtgttaatgtgttaattcATTAGTGTTCATCTCAGTATCATTGTGTCAGAGCAGCGCTTACCagccctctctgttctctgcgcTTCATAAAAGCCGATTATCCTGCGTGTCGCCGTTCTGCCCATTCTTCTGCCTTTtgacctcctcacccctcctgttGCCTACCCGCGGGGTGCtggtggaggggagaaggggggacCAGCTGCCACCAGCCGTAGTGCTCCCCTCCCTGATAGAGGAGATACTCCAGTCCCCTGCTTCGCCTGGCCTGCACTGCCACCAGTCCCACCTGTCCTGCCCCAGGCtgcagtctgacacacacacacacacacacacacacacacacacacacacacacaaactttcaTATATTTCCCTGCACACACGTGTTGGTCTGAGGtgtgactgagtgagagagaggtagtatGTTAATGACAGAGATAGTATGTTAGTGAGTGAGCGAGAGGTAGTTTGTTAATGAGAGAGATAGTATgttagtgagtgagagagaggatgtttGTGAGCGAGAGGTAGTATGTAAGTGAGTGAGATAGTATgttagtgagtgagagagaggtagttTGTTAATGAGAGAGATAGTATgttagtgagtgagagagaggatgtttGTGAGCGAGAGGTAGTatgtaagtgagtgagtgagcgagaggTAGTATGTTAATGAGAGAGATAGTATgttagtgagtgagagagaggtagtatGTTAGTGAGCGAGAGGTAGGATGTTTGTGAGCGAgaggtagtgagtgagtgagcgagaggTAGTATGTTAATGAGAGAGATAGTATGTTAGTGATCATGGAGCTCTATTTCTCTATTGATTTCCCATTATTTATCAGAGGTAGTCCCTGGTGCGTCATTAGTGTGtatcagagagagaaggagaaactaATACCAGTCACTCACACCAGCACAGGGCTATCAGCTTACCCTCCCTCagggcagggaggaggagagtgtgtgtgtgtgtgcgttcgtgtctATGTGGTATGGGTTAACAGATGGGTCTGGAGACTGTTGGTAGTGGAGCAGTGGAGAGAAGCATTTTCCTGTTGAACCCACACACTTTTCTCCTCTTTTTACTTCTCATTCCATTCCAGTTCTTTGCCGTCTGCCTTTTTAACcatgtcaagagagagagagagagggagagagaaaaagggtgagatagagagagatagagagagagagagaaaaggggagagagagagagagagagagaaagggagagagagagagagaaagggagagagagagagagaaaaagggagagagagagagaaaaagggagagagagagagagaaaaagggagagagagagatagagagagaaaaagggagagagagagagagagagagagagataaggaaaaagagagggagaaaaagggagagagaaagagagagaaagagggagagagaaggaaaaagagagagagaaaaagggagagagaaagagagagaaagagggagagagagagagaaagagggagagagaaagggaggggtaaGTAGGTTTCCTAGTCTCACCTGGACCGGTGGgattttccctctccctccctgtggaTTCAAAAGGATGGCTGTATAAGTGAATTTGGAGTGAACATCATTTATCATATTCATTTTACACCCATGTGATTAtagtaccccctctctctacacacacacacacatacgcacggaTGGGGGTGACCCAGGCCTGCCTCCCCTGCTGACCCCCAATCTGTTCCCCAACCTCTCACCACCAGAGACCGGGGCACACCAGGAGAgtgagatgtacacacacacacacacacacacacacacacacacacacacacacacacacacacacacacacacacacacacacacacacacacacacacacacacacacacacacagcttatgagcatgtgtaattctgtgtgtgtgtgtgtgtgtgtgtgtgtgtgtgtgtgtgtgtgtgtgtgtgtgtgtgtgtgtgtgtgtgtgtgtgtttgtggttttTGGCATACAACACATGTGTGCGTTCTGATGGATATTTTCTCGGACAGGACCATGTGtgtggacagagtgtgtgtgtggacggggagtctgtgtgtgtgtgtgtgtgtgtccgtacccTCTGCCCCCTCCCACTGGTGTTAATTGATTCTCAGTGCACTCTGCTGATTGGTGTGAGGACCCCTAGGGGTGGGGAGAGTATCCAGctgccccctccccatctctgtgacaccccccacacacacacacacaccctcaaccattgatactgtacacacactgaaacacagtcTTCAATGGGGATCTCCCACTGCAGTGAAAAGGAGGTTGGCTGACACAGTTCAGCACATTGTACaaacccgagagagagagagagagagagagagagagagagagagagagagagagagagagagagagagagagagagagagtatcggACCATTCAGGTTCTTCATGAATAACTTACCAGAGATGTGTGTgctctcacctgtgtgtgtgtgtgtgtgtgttttgtgaagATGAATGTGTGGTTATTAATTTCCAGCAGTGCCCTCTGGGTGAGATGTTATTATAAGTCTGATTACCACTAATCTCTTATTAATTGCCATCAGCTATTACACAATGGCCATATATCCGGCTGATTTGTGTAATGAATTTAGCAATGTGCATTTTTTAATCGCTGCAGGTGGCTCATCAGTCTGTATGCTAATGCAAAAgttttgtctttgtgtgtgtgtttgtgtgtctgtccgttaggcttgggcggtataatGTATACACcatataccggggtatttggaaatgggcacgggatggtttttcaataccgtcaataccgttgaaactattttttatatttttttaaataaatgtgaataTTTGTAGCCACTTTTTAattaaatacctgcagtcaactggTGCAATGCTGTATTcctcatttcacctgtcacatcatTTTTTAATTATGAAACTTACTAGTTGTCCCCAGTCatgtggtgtttgtttacaagcacacaacgacgagagaccagagccttgtgagtcactcactgttgtgcagcacgAGCCAGGTGATCGAGTTACAGTATGGAATTTACAGCTAAATCTTTTGCCAGCTAAATCTTTTATAACTTtttaaaatgtgctaaatgctctgcagttgtgcatttggtCTGCTAATTTagcagctagttagctatctagctagtggttagcttcttccaaaatcaagctTCGCTTGGTATCTgcagagaatcccctcctggattAAGAGCTTTGCTGTCTaatatttgttttttgttgttagcAGCATTTTTGAGTAAATTGTATAACATTATGAACTGGGATGTCTGTCCTGCAAATAGTTTAGGTCAGAGACAGTATAAAATGTTCACAATGCACTTGATATcatttagttagcattctctatgggattttacatgtactttTTAGCATAGCTAACCTTTGAATTACAGAGGCTCAGTGGGGTTTGAAAATAGTGCCCCTTGTGTTCAGGGTCTGTATGACAATCTGGGTACTACCCAAGcctagtctctgtgtgtgtgtgtgtgtttatgtttgtttgtatgtgtgcgtgtgtgtagccTACGTGTGTGAGAGGAAGGGGACATTAAAGAACAAGTATAAAGACACTAAActtgttttctttgttttttaaaGTCTTGACTTTAAACATGGTTGAAATGACCAGTGTTGTTGGATAATGCAGAATCCCAATCTCTAACACAGAGAAGCCCTCTGGACAGTGATAGCTCATCGTTCCAGTGATTTAATCACATGCTGGAATGTATgagtagaatagagagaaagagaaagagagagagagagagaacaagagagagagagaacgagagagagaggaatgtgtaGAGAGATagttgtgagagagggagaaagggagggaagaagagagaacaagagaaagatggATAAGTAGAGAgatagagtgtgagagagagagaatgggagagagatagtgagagaggaagatataGGCTTGGCTTTGCTGTGATAAATAGCCCAGGCTCTCTCTATTGCATTAGCCCGGCTAACCGATAGATTGCAGTCCGAATGGGCAGAGACACATACAATAGGTTTCTCATATAAAGTTGCATATTAAATTCCTTCACAGGACTGCACCCTGTAAGCATGTTTCAGGgaaaaaggaaagagagacagataatagatagtggaaagagagggggagagagaggaaaaaaaggcTGATttaggaaaaaagagagaggaaaaagaaaggaagagagactgagatggagaagCACAGGGTGGGAGGGTGAGGGGAgaaaatattctgtctgtaactTTCTTTCTTTGTACATCTTGTACATACCggtatgtgtgttttgtgttctcTCTAAACATCTATGTGTGTTCCTCGCTGTTCTGTGTTATTGCTAACAACCTCTTAATTGCTTTCTAACTCATTAAGATGCTGATGTTTTAATAGTAATTAATCCATCATTTGTCCATATGCAAATATGGACCATAGAGAGTTCTTCTCCAAACAGTATCTGTCCCTTAATCCAGTGTTAATGCAGAACCCTAGTGGAAGGAGACAATGTGAAGCTGCTTCACTGTTAATTGCTTACTAACTACATTTAATTACACGTCTATGACTGTGGGAGTTGGCTCATCAGAAAAAAAATAGCTTCTTGAAGTTGATTGGAGTTCAACTAAACAATCCATCCTTCTAAATCTTTCAAGGGAATCCATCCTAAATGTTTTGGAAGATATCTTGGTGTTTGTAAATGTTCAACAAATTATGGTGTCAAGTGTGAATTGTGCTACATAACTCCACTATCTGATCTCTGCCTATGTCCCAATCTGTCTTTTTGTCTGGTCtcctttcgttctctctctccctccttccccccgtgctctccacccctcctctctccagatcttattaactcattaacttttttcattatttttaataAAAGATGAGTTATGACTCCAGCCTCTCTGGGGCGCCGT
This genomic stretch from Oncorhynchus tshawytscha isolate Ot180627B linkage group LG21, Otsh_v2.0, whole genome shotgun sequence harbors:
- the LOC112220794 gene encoding T-cell leukemia homeobox protein 3-like, yielding MERAPSAPSPPPKAAQHEPISFGIDQILSSGADSETGRTSSRYGSDTSSGDGYRLGSPTGGSAASYTALSISLSGMVPQLEDPGLYGVNCSLGSRGVIRVPAHRPLTTSGPPHLMSAVPGYGGLCYPWVGNRFAKERLSALVPFTVTRRIGHPYQNRTPPKRKKPRTSFSRVQICELEKRFHRQKYLASAERATLAKSLKMTDAQVKTWFQNRRTKWRRQTAEEREAERQQANRLILQLQADALHKSLGESAGSDPLCSHNSSLYALQNMQPWAEERE